TTAACAGTTGAATTCGTTCGGCTTCCTGGTTATAGGCTTGCGTCTTTCGGATTTCTTCGTAGGCTTTCTCGAGCCTCTTCAAAGCCATGCTGAGGTAATTGTCCAATTCCTTTTGCATAAAAATTTCCTTCCGTAGAAAGTGAACACAACTGTTGAGTCAATGATTCACGTATATTTAAAAGCTCTGCAGTTTCTAGTAAGGCACCGTTAACACGGTCATAAATTTGAACGGGATGGGTGAAGCGAGTCAGCAAGGCTTCAATGAAACCTTGGAAGTAACCTGCTCCGTCTTTTTTAGATTTTAAAATATCCTGTGCGATCATGATCAGTTCAGACACGTCGCTAGATTGAAAATTCTTTTTAGTTGCCAACACTTCCCTAGCTGGCAAAACTTGTTTAGCCTTTTTATACCAAGTATTTAGCAATTCAGTATCAGCGTTCCAGCTTGGCAAAGATTCCTGGAAAGTCACCATGGCTGGGTTCAGATATAACGAAGCTATAGCTGCGGAATAGTCAGGCTTTTGTTCTGGGGATTTTCTATTTAAGTGTAATTCCCACACAGAACGATCTAGATACTTTCTAAGATTTTTCTGCTGCATTTTTTCGCCACTCAACTGATCCCACGCCGCAGCAAACACATCTTCCACAGAGATATCCTCTGCACAGAACTGACGTGGCTGATGACAAGCTTGTGAATGGTTGCAAGGCGCACAAGGAACTTTAGTTTCGATAACTACTGAGTTCTCAGAATAAGCTGCGGTTTTTGAAGAATCACTGGAACCTAATGCCAATTCTACAATCGGAGTTCCGTACTGCGCAGCCAAGTGTTTAATACTGGTGTCGCCAGTCACTAAAAGTGCGGCTTCCTTTAAATGACTTTTTACTTCGGAAAGATCACAGATCAAAAGTTCACTTTCTGCGAAGACTTTAGATAACGTGTCTCTTTCAAACGAAGCGCCCAAGATCTTTACTTGGTAGTCGTTTAAGGCAAGCTCGATAGTCCTTTTTAACTGACGGAAATTTTCCAATCCCCAGTTCTTTTTTTGGTCACTGGTAAGACATTGAAAAAGAACTGTTTTCTTTTTTCTGTCTTTAGCAGGAACCGGTGACTTATCTAATGGTAAGTCAAAAGCATTTCCTAAAAGCTCCACATAATGGAACAAGGATTTCTGAGTTCCAGAAAAGCGTTCGTTAAAATAACGAAGCCAAGGATTATTTAATCCTTGGAAGCGTCCTTCATCTTGGTAAAGACCACGACGATCTGGGATTTGCAGAGTTCCCAATAGAAAGGCTGAAAGTTTGTTGTGGGTGAAATTAAGTGCGAGGTCGTAGTTTTCGCTGTTTAATTCCTTCACAAGATTTTCAACCTGGGTATAGGACCATAAGATATTGTAATTAGCTTCACCCAACCCTTTTTGGATGTGCTCGCGATCAAAATAAATAAATTTATTTACGACCCCGTCTAAAACCTTTTCTACATTTGCAAACTGATGGTTTAAAAGAAGATGGATCTGCGCTTCTGGATATTTGGCGCGCAAAGCCCTTAACAAAGGGCCTTGCTG
This is a stretch of genomic DNA from Bdellovibrio reynosensis. It encodes these proteins:
- a CDS encoding glycosyltransferase family 9 protein; amino-acid sequence: MKILVLSLLRLGDIIQQGPLLRALRAKYPEAQIHLLLNHQFANVEKVLDGVVNKFIYFDREHIQKGLGEANYNILWSYTQVENLVKELNSENYDLALNFTHNKLSAFLLGTLQIPDRRGLYQDEGRFQGLNNPWLRYFNERFSGTQKSLFHYVELLGNAFDLPLDKSPVPAKDRKKKTVLFQCLTSDQKKNWGLENFRQLKRTIELALNDYQVKILGASFERDTLSKVFAESELLICDLSEVKSHLKEAALLVTGDTSIKHLAAQYGTPIVELALGSSDSSKTAAYSENSVVIETKVPCAPCNHSQACHQPRQFCAEDISVEDVFAAAWDQLSGEKMQQKNLRKYLDRSVWELHLNRKSPEQKPDYSAAIASLYLNPAMVTFQESLPSWNADTELLNTWYKKAKQVLPAREVLATKKNFQSSDVSELIMIAQDILKSKKDGAGYFQGFIEALLTRFTHPVQIYDRVNGALLETAELLNIRESLTQQLCSLSTEGNFYAKGIGQLPQHGFEEARESLRRNPKDASL